The nucleotide sequence GAATTCAGGTCTTAGGTAGAATTGCCCGGGAAAATTTTGAAGTGCTGAAGAAAGGAAATATGCAGCTTAAACTCGATGTCGATCCATATTTTTTTATGTAATTCAATTTTCAAAACGACTGTGCACTTAACGCTTTAAGCGCTCAATCTTTGATTAAACAACGAGGAATAAAAACATTTAACGACCTCTAACAACCTCAAGTACATCCAAATACTTTTACCTTTACCTCTACCTATAATTTCTCCACCTCTCCACTTTACAATCTCCCTGTCTTACCGACAATGAAAGTTGACAAATAAATTATATTGAAAAAACGTCTTTTTAATAGTAAAAAACAGGAAATTTGAAAAACATGTTTGTTTTGCCTTTATTTACTGATATTTTTAAGTTAAAAGATACATTATATTGTTTCATTTTCATATTTCAGATTAAATAAGCGGGGTAACTTTATGGAAAACAACAGATTAATTTTGGATGTTTTGGAAGGAAAAGATGTGGAAAGAACACCTGTATGGCTCATGCGGCAGGCCGGAAGATATATGAGTGAATACAGAAAAATAAGAGAAAAAGTATCCTTTCTGGAGCTCTGTAAAACTCCTGAACTGGCATGTGAAGTTACGCTGCAGCCTTTGAAAGCTTTCAAACTTGATGCAGCAATCCTTTTTTCTGACATCCTTGTGCCGATTGAACCGATGGGTGTTGACCTTGAGTTTACACCGGCTCCGGTAATAGCTAATCCTGTAAGAAATCCTCAGGATGTTCAGCGTTTAAAACCCGTTGACCCGGAGGAAGAACTGCCGTTTGTCCTTGAAGCGGTGAGACTTATTAAGGATAATATAGAAGTGCCGCTTATAGGTTTTGCAGGGGCACCTTTTACTCTTGCATGTTATATGGTGGAAGGCAGCGGATCAAAGAACTTTCTGGAAATAAAAACACTCATGCACAAAAATCCCGATGCCTTTTTTGAGCTTATGGAGAAAGTCACAGAAAGTACTTACAGGTATTTACAGGCACAGATTAATAACGGATGCAGCATAGTACAGGTTTTTGATACATGGGCGGGAATTCTTTCTCCGTCAGACTATAAAACATTTGTCTATCCTTTTGTTGAGAAACTTGTAAATAAGCTGGAAAATGCTCATATTATTTATTTTGCAAAAGACAGTACTACATTTTATAAAGATATTAAGAAGCTTAATTGTGCAGGACTTGGAGTGGACTGGAAAATAGCTCTCAACGATGCGGCAGATCTTCTTGATAACAAATTTGTGCTGCAGGGAAATCTCGATCCGGCAGTTCTTTTTGCAGATCAGAAAACAATTGCAGATGAGATTGACAGAATTATCTCGGAGGCTAAAGATATAAAAGGACATATTTTTAATTTAGGCCACGGCATTCTGCCTAAAACCCCTGTTGAAAATGTCAAATTTATGGTGGATTACGTAAAGGAAAAGACTGCCGATGCATGATCTTCTGTTTGCTATGTACATGGGAGGCCCTGACAGTATACAGTCTATACAGCCGTTCCTGTATAATCTTTTTACAGACAGAGATATAATTAATTTTAAGATTGGCAGGATACCTCAGCAGTGGCTTGCAAAAATAATATCAACAAAAAGAAGCAGAAAAATTGCTCCTGAATACGAAAAAATGGGAGGGGGATCCCCTCAGCTGAAGTATATGCAATCGCTGCTGGAAAAGACTGAGTTTATATATCATGAAAAATACGGCAGAAGCCTGGATACAAAGATAGGGATGTGTTATTACC is from Flexistipes sinusarabici DSM 4947 and encodes:
- the hemE gene encoding uroporphyrinogen decarboxylase; the protein is MENNRLILDVLEGKDVERTPVWLMRQAGRYMSEYRKIREKVSFLELCKTPELACEVTLQPLKAFKLDAAILFSDILVPIEPMGVDLEFTPAPVIANPVRNPQDVQRLKPVDPEEELPFVLEAVRLIKDNIEVPLIGFAGAPFTLACYMVEGSGSKNFLEIKTLMHKNPDAFFELMEKVTESTYRYLQAQINNGCSIVQVFDTWAGILSPSDYKTFVYPFVEKLVNKLENAHIIYFAKDSTTFYKDIKKLNCAGLGVDWKIALNDAADLLDNKFVLQGNLDPAVLFADQKTIADEIDRIISEAKDIKGHIFNLGHGILPKTPVENVKFMVDYVKEKTADA